A window of Mercenaria mercenaria strain notata chromosome 16, MADL_Memer_1, whole genome shotgun sequence contains these coding sequences:
- the LOC123540184 gene encoding innexin unc-9-like produces MEVLAIIPSFKRLNSSHCDDWVDRVNHVYTVMMLLVFAVLLSAAQYVGAPIYCWIPAELYDGHESYFKNYIHNYCWVKNTYYIPMFDIIPRNVSEREEEEITYYQWVPILLLLQAFLFKLPNILWKMLHEGSGINIDKLCKNAQSTEELSTEERKGAYEGLVYVIRKWISVSQPYHDTRLTRAKATLAPVFCLTCYKRGGTYLTGLYLIIKILYLANAAGQLFLLNDFITTDSSRMFGIEWIQSFQNKYRSEESPRFPRITLCDFDIRQMANIQRYTVQCVLPINLFNEKVYLFLWFWCLLVALLSFYNLLKWVYLTILKRNNYEFVKKYLKIGGRTLQQSDKLMCKKFAEKYLRDDGCFVARMISINSSDMVVTEMLNDMFQQFRQAEEPKVSENCEEPKVSEKRADNMSGYSNHIDKPNLQQSGATGNHTDEIVNRRNRLQRQNNIH; encoded by the exons AT GGAAGTCCTCGCAATTATTCCATCCTTCAAACGGTTAAATTCAAGCCACTGTGACGACTGGGTGGACCGGGTGAACCATGTCTACACCGTCATGATGCTGCTGGTGTTTGCAGTCCTCCTCAGTGCCGCACAGTACGTCGGTGCACCGATATATTGCTGGATCCCGGCAGAACTTTATGATGGTCATGAATCTTATTTTAAGAATTACATACACAATTACTGCTGGGTGAAGAACACTTACTATATTCCAATGTTTGATATAATACCAAGGAATGTAAGCGAACGAGAG GAGGAAGAGATCACCTATTACCAATGGGTACCAATACTGTTATTGCTTCAGGCCTTCTTGTTTAAACTACCAAACATATTGTGGAAAATGTTACACGAAGGTTCAGGCATAAACATAGACAAACTGTGCAAGAACGCGCAATCTACGGAGGAGTTATCTACTGAAGAGCGAAAGGGTGCATACGAAGGACTAGTTTATGTTATACGTAAATGGATAAGTGTGAGTCAACCATATCATGACACGAGATTGACCCGCGCCAAGGCGACGCTAGCACCCGTATTTTGTTTAACTTGTTACAAAAGAGGAGGAACGTACCTCACCGGATTATACCTAATTATAAAAATTCTCTACCTTGCTAATGCGGCGGGACAATTGTTTCTTCTGAATGATTTTATCACCACAGACTCTTCAAGAATGTTTGGAATAGAATGGATACAGTCGTTCCAAAATAAATATAGAAGCGAAGAATCGCCACGGTTTCCACGAATTACTCTGTGTGACTTTGATATCCGACAGATGGCTAATATACAAAG ATACACCGTCCAGTGTGTGTTACCCATCAATCTTTTCAATGAGAAAGTCTATCTGTTTCTATGGTTTTGGTGTCTGCTGGTTGCACTTCTTAGCTTTTACAATTTGCTGAAG TGGGTATACTTGACCATTTTGAAACGAAATAACTACGAATTTGTGAAGAAATATCTCAAAATTGGTGGAAGGACTTTACAACAATCTGACAAACTGATGTGTAAAAAGTTTGCAGAGAAATATCTcag gGATGACGGTTGCTTCGTTGCAAGAATGATCAGTATTAATTCCTCCGATATGGTGGTTACGGAAATGTTGAACGATATGTTCCAGCAGTTCCGACAGGCTGAAGAGCCGAAGGTATCCGAAAACTGTGAAGAACCAAAGGTTTCCGAAAAGAGAGCAGACAACATGTCCGGATATAGCAACCATATAGATAAACCTAATTTACAGCAATCAGGCGCGACCGGAAATCATACTGATGAAATAGTCAATCGCAGAAATAGACTACAACGACAGAACAATAtacattaa